GGACCAAGTTGATCAACCAGGGCTGGTTGACGGTCCCAGCGCGACCTAAACTGAACTGTCCGTTCAGTTCACTCCATCGGGAGTTCAGATGACAAGCGCACCCGTCACCGCAGCACCCAGCGGCTCGTTCCTGCTCGGTGGAGACCTGCCGGTGACCCGGCTCGGATTCGGCTCGATGCAACTTACCGGCGAGGGCGTGTGGGGCGACCCACGCGACCCCGACGAGGCCGTACGCGTCCTGCGGCGCTCGGTCGAACTCGGCGTCGACCTGATCGACACCGCCGACTCGTACGGCCCGTTCGTCGCCGAGCTGCTGATCAAGAAGGCGCTCCACCCGTACCCGGAAAACCTGGTCATCGCGACCAAGGCCGGCTTCACCCGCCAGGGTCCGGCCCAGTGGACGCCGCTCGGTCGTCCGGAATACCTGCGCCAGCAGGCGGAACTGAGCCTGCGTCACCTCGGGGTGGAGCGGATCGACCTGTTCCAGTTGCACCGGATCGACCCGAATGTCCCGCTGGCCGACCAGATCGGCGAGCTGAAGGCACTCCAGGACGAGGGCAAGATCCGGCACATCGGGCTGAGCGAGGTCTCGGTCGCCGACGTCGAGGCCGCGTCGAAGTTCGCCGACATCGTCTCGGTGCAGAACCTCTACAACGTCGCCAACCGGTCCGCCGAGGCCCTGCTCGACTACTCGACCGAGCACGGCATCGGCTTCATCCCGTGGTTC
The Micromonospora pisi DNA segment above includes these coding regions:
- a CDS encoding aldo/keto reductase, whose translation is MTSAPVTAAPSGSFLLGGDLPVTRLGFGSMQLTGEGVWGDPRDPDEAVRVLRRSVELGVDLIDTADSYGPFVAELLIKKALHPYPENLVIATKAGFTRQGPAQWTPLGRPEYLRQQAELSLRHLGVERIDLFQLHRIDPNVPLADQIGELKALQDEGKIRHIGLSEVSVADVEAASKFADIVSVQNLYNVANRSAEALLDYSTEHGIGFIPWFPLANGPLARDGGPLARIARDHGATPAQLALAWLLKRSPVMLPIPGTSSIAHLEQNIGAASIELTDAEFDILAAAA